One Salvelinus sp. IW2-2015 linkage group LG35, ASM291031v2, whole genome shotgun sequence DNA segment encodes these proteins:
- the dhx16 gene encoding pre-mRNA-splicing factor ATP-dependent RNA helicase DHX16, whose translation MANLEQWVSDSLHDILGLSDRYVAQFMIGSARKSSSSQDFVAHLKSTGTIDINQRVIAFAQELYEKIPRKQVVEKPARAIERHVMEIERKNRTYTLLSDSESDGEAVREREKEKKKSKDRGDKRKHLRKREESQSSSEEETPKSSKLGHGDQKSSKKDDEEEEWEKEERERVLDLEERDAFAERMKLKDKDKTRNIMERTDKKGYEEAQKRLKMAEEDHKKILPELRKESRRNYLSKREAEKLEDLEAEIADEEYLFSTDALTERERKELEYKRNLRDLAKDYKKAGAKEKEERKNRYYMPEEKRSKDIPQRDMELELEMPMEGGGEQGRWEEERLKTASLSFGAKKEREKGLKAEREKYQLILEEDEMINFVSSAVIMKGTQDEKEQEQAALSQAEVQKQSIQEVRRSLPVFPYREDLLLAIQQHQILIXEGETGSGKTTQIPQFLMESGYNDGGMKIGCTQPRRVAAMSVAARVAQEVGVKLGNEVGYSIRFEDCTSERTVLKYMTDGMLLREFLTEPDLASYSVVLIDEAHERTLHTDILFGLIKDIARFRPDLKVLVASATLDTERFSCFFDDAPVFRIPGRRFPVDIFYTKAPEADYLEACVVSVLQIHVTQPPGDCLVFLTGQEEIETCCELLQERCRRLGSKISELLVLPIYANLPSDMQAKIFSPTPPGSRKVVVATNIAETSLTIDGIIYVIDPGFCKQKSYNARTGMESLIVTPCSRASANQRAGRAGRVAAGKCFRLYTAWAFKHEMEESTVPEIQRTNLGNVVLLLKSLGINDLIHFDFMDPPPHETLVLALEQLYALGALNHLGELTKLGRRMAELPVDPMLSKMILASEQYKCSEEVLTIAAMLSVNNSIFYRPKDKVVHADNARQNFVVPGGDHMVLLNVYTQWLESGYSTQWCYENFIQFRSMKRARDVREQLEGLMDRIEVEGVTAQGATLCPSARSAVTAGYFYHTARLSKGGYKTVKHQQTVYVHPNSSLFEEQPRWLIYHELVFTTKEFMRQVIEIDSXWLLEVAPHYYKNKELEDSSSKKMPRKQGKAKEELG comes from the exons ATGGCAAACCTAGAACAATGGGTGAGCGACAGTCTGCACGACATCCTTGGCCTTAGTGACAGATATGTCGCCCAGTTCATGATTGGCTCCGCGCGTAAATCCTCAAGCTCTCAAGACTTTGTGGCCCACCTCAAGTCGACGGGCACCATCGACATTAATCAGAGAGTGATCGCCTTTGCACAGGAACTGTATGAAAAG ATTCCTCGTAAGCAAGTGGTTGAAAAGCCAGCCAGAGCGATAGAGCGACACGTCATGGAGATTGAGAGGAAGAATCGAACTTACACCCTACTGTCGGACAGCGAGAGTGAcggagaggcagtgagagagagggagaaggagaagaagaaaagtaAAGACAGAGGCGATAAGAGGAAGCACCTCAGGAAAAGGGAGGAGAGTCAATCATCTAGTGAAGAGGAGACCCCTAAAAG TAGTAAGCTGGGCCATGGCGACCAGAAGTCCAGTAAgaaggatgatgaggaggaggagtgggagaaggaagagagagaacgcgTACTGGATCTGGAAGAGAGGGATGCTTTTGCCGAACGAATGAAACTGAAGGACAAAGACAAGACGAGGAACATCATGGAGAGAACGGACAAGAAG GGCTACGAGGAGGCTCAGAAAAGACTAAAGATGGCAGAGGAGGATCACAAGAAAATC CTTCCAGAGTTGMGGAAGGAGTCTCGCAGGAACTACCTGTCCAAGAGAGAGGCTGAGAAGCTGGAGGACCTGGAGGCRGAGATAGCCGACGAGGAGTACCTGTTCTCCACGGACGCGCTGACGGAGAGGGAGCGGAAGGAGCTGGAGTACAAGCGCAACCTCCGAGACCTGGCCAAGGACTACAAGAAAGCCGGTgccaaggagaaggaggagaggaagaacagatacTACATGccggaggagaagaggagtaaA gATATTCCTCAGAGGGACATGGAGCTGGAGTTGGAGATGCCcatggagggtggaggagagcagggtcgctgggaggaggagaggttgaAGACCGCCTCGCTCAGCTTCGgggccaagaaggagagggagaaagggttgaaggcagaaagagagaagtaCCAGCTGATCCTGGAGGAGGACGAGATGATCAACTTTGTCAGCAGTGCCGTCATCATGAAGGGAACCCAGGATGAAAAG gagcaggagcaggcagcCYTGTCCCAGGCGGAGGTCCAGAAGCAGTCCATCCAGGAAGTGAGACGCAGCTTGCCCGTGTTCCCCTACAGAGAGGACCTGCTCCTGGCCATCCAGCAGCACCAGATCCTGATCRTCGAGGGAGAGACGGGCTCCGGCAAGACCACCCAGATCCCCCAGTTCCTCATGGAGTCG GGATACAATGATGGAGGCATGAAGATTGGGTGTACCCAGCCCCGTAGAGTGGCAGCCATGTCCGTAGCAGCCAGGGTGGCACAAGAAGTGGGCGTCAAGCTGGGCAACGAG GTAGGCTACAGTATCCGTTTTGAGGACTGTACGTCGGAGAGGACAGTACTCAAATACATGACTGATGGAATGTTGCTCAGAGAGTTCCTGACAGAGCCTGATCTGGCCAGCTACAG tgtggTCCTCATTGATGAGGCCCACGAGCGGACGCTGCACACAGACATCCTGTTTGGTCTGATCAAGGACATTGCCCGGTTCCGTCCGGACCTGAAGGTGCTGGTGGCCAGCGCCACCTTGGACACAGAGCGCTTCTCCTGCTTCTTTGACGACGCTCCGGTATTCAGAATCCCCGGCAGGAGGTTCCCTGTGGACATCTTCTACACTAAG gctcctGAGGCAGACTACCTGGAGGCCTGTGTTGTGTCGGTGCTACAGATCCACGTCACACAGCCCCCTGGAGACTGTCTGGTCTTCCTCACTGGACAG GAGGAGATTGAGACTTGCTGTGAGCTGCTGCAGGAGAGATGCAGGCGTCTGGGTTCTAAGATATCGGAGCTCCTGGTGCTTCCCATCTACGCCAACCTACCTTCCGACATGCAGGCCAAGATCTTCAGCCCCACACCCCCTGGCTCACGCAAG GTGGTGGTGGCCACTAACATTGCGGAGACCTCTCTAACCATCGATGGGATCATATACGTCATAGATCCAGGCTTCTGCAAGCAGAAGAGCTATAACGCCCGCACTGGGATGGAGTCTCTGATTGTCACGCCTTGCTCACGG GCCTCAGCCAATCAGCGAGCAGGTCGTGCAGGCAGAGTGGCCGCTGGGAAGTGTTTCCGTCTTTACACTGCGTGGGCGTTTAAACACGAGATGGAGGAGTCCACCGTGCCCGAGATCCAGCGAACCAACCTGGGCAACGTGGTGCTACTGCTCAAGAGCTTGG GAATTAATGACCTCATCCACTTTGACTTCATGGACCCGCCCCCTCACGAGACCCTGGTGCTAGCTCTGGAGCAGCTGTACGCACTGGGTGCTCTCAACCACCTCGGAGAGCTCACCAAG TTGGGCCGCAGGATGGCTGAGCTGCCGGTGGACCCTATGCTGAGCAAGATGATCCTGGCCTCAGAACA gtATAAGTGTTCTGAGGAGGTGTTGACCATCGCGGCCATGCTGTCTGTGAACAACTCCATATTCTACCGGCCCAAAGACAAGGTGGTTCACGCCGACAATGCCAGGCAGAACTTTGTGGTGCCCGGAGGAGACCATATGGTGCTGCTCAACGTCTACACACAG TGGCTGGAGAGTGGCTACTCCACCCAGTGGTGCTATGAGAACTTCATCCAGTTCCGCTCCATGAAGCGGGCGCGGGATGTCAGGGAGCAGCTGGAGGGCCTGATGGACAGGATCGAGGTGGAAGGTGTAACAGCTCAGGGGGCGACATTGTGCCCATCCGCAAGGTCC